Genomic DNA from Nocardioides aquaticus:
GGGACCTCCCCCACGCCCAGACCCACGCGGTGGTGCTCCCGCACGTGCTCGCCTTCAACGCCGAGGCCGCCCCCGACGCGGCCGCCCGGGTCGCCGACGCGCTCGACGCAGGCGACGCCCTGACCGGCCTGCTCGACCTCTACGCCGACCTCGGCGCCCCGAGGTCCCTGCGCGACCTCGGTCTGCCCGAGGACGCCCTCGACGAGGCCACCGCACGCGTCGTCGAGGCCGCCCCCGCCGACAACCCCCGACCCGTCACCCCCGCGGCCGTGCGGCGCCTGCTCCAGCGCGCCTGGGCCGGCGAGCACCCGCTGACCGAGAGGAACGACGCATGAGCGCCGACCCGACACCGGACCCGACCCCCGACCAGGACGCCCGGGAGCAGCACGTCACCGACCAGGTGCTGGCCAGCTTCGGCGACGCCGCCGACCCGCGGTTCCGCGAGCTGATGGAGGCGCTGGTCCGCCACGCCCACGCCCTGGTCCGCGAGGTCCGCCTCACCGAGCCCGAGTGGGAGCAGGCCATCGGCTTCCTCAGGCGCGCCGGCGACCTCACCGACGACAAGCGGCAGGAGTTCATCCTGCTCTCCGACGTGCTGGGGCTCTCGATGCTCACCGTCGCGGTCAACCAGCCGCCCGACCCGCGCGCCACCGAGGCCACCGTCTTCGGCCCGTTCTTCGGCGACGACGCACCCGCCGTCGAGATCGGCGGCGACATCTCCGGCGGCGCGGCCGGTCAGCCGTGCTGGGTCTCGGGCACCGTGCGGGGCACCGACGGGGAGGTCGTCCCGGGCGCCCGGCTCGACGTGTGGGAGGCCGACGACGACGGCATGTACGACGTCCAGCACGCCGGCGACGTGACCCAGGGCCGCGGCTGGCTGAGCACCGACGACCAGGGCCGGTACGGCTTCTGGGGCGTCACCCCGACGCCGTACCCGATCCCGCACGACGGGCCGGTCGGCGACCTGCTCTCCGCGGCCGGGCGGGGCCCGATGCGTGCCGCCCACCTGCACTTCATGGTCACCGCGCCGGGCTACCACCGCCTGGTCACCCACATCTTCGTGCGCGGCGACGCCCACCAGGACTCCGACGCGGTCTTCGGCGTCAAGCCGTCCCTGGTCGTCGACTTCGACGAGCAGCCGGCCGGCACCCCGCCGCCCGATGACGACCCGGGCGGCCGGGTCGTCGAGGGCACGTGGACCCGCGCCCACTTCGACGTGCACCTCGTCCCCGACCCCCACACGCCCGCGAGCACCGCCCAGGAGCAGTCATGACCGACCCCAGCCTCGAGCAGGAGACCCGCCCCTCCCACCCGGGATCGATGACGCGCCTCGACGACGAGCACGAGGGCGACCTGCACACCGACGTCCTCGTCATCGGCAGCGGCCCGGCCGGGGCGTCGGCGGCGCTGTTCCTCGCGACGTACGGCGTCGACCACCTCGTGATCACCAAGTACCGGTGGACCGCCAACACCCCGCGCGCGCACATCACCAACCAGCGCACCGTCGAGATCATGCGCGACATGGGCATCGAGCAGGACGTCATCGACGAGGCGACGCCCCACGAGATGATGGGCGACACCGTCTTCTGCTCCAGCCTGGCTGGCGACGAGATCGGCCGGATCCGCACCTGGGGCACCCACCCGGTCCGCGAGGCGGAGTACCGGATGGCCAGCCCGTCGATGAACTGCGACCTCCCGCAGACCCTCTTCGAGCCGATCCTGATCGGGCACGCGGCCTCCCGCGGCAGCCGGATCCGCTTCGACACCGAGTACGTCTCGCTGGTCCAGGACGACGCCGGCGTCACCGTCACCGTCCGGGACCGGCTCTCGGGGCACGAGTTCCGGATCCGCGCGCGCTACGTGATCGCCGCCGACGGCGGCCGCAGCCAGGTCGTCGCCGACCTCGGCCTGCCGATGGCCGGCCAGATGGACCTCGCCGGCAGCATGAACATCGTCTTCCACGCCGACCTCACCGAGCTGGTCGGCCACCGCCCCAGCGTCCTGTACTGGGTGCTCCAGCCCGGCGCGACGATCGGCGGGATCGGCCTCGGCCTGATCCGGATGGTGCGGCCGTGGGACGAGTGGCTGATCACCTGGGGCTACGACATCAGCCAGCCCCCGCCCGACCTCGACGACGCGATGGCCACCGAGATCGTGCACAACCTGATCGGCGACGACAGCGTGCCGGTCACGATCCGCTCGCTGTCGCTGTGGGGCAACAACAAGATGTACGCCGAGCGCTACCGCGAGGGCCGCGTCTTCGGCGTCGGCGACGCCGTCCACCGGCACCCGCCGAGCAACGGGCTCGGCTCGAACACCTCGATCCAGGACTCCTACAACCTGGCCTGGAAGCTGTCGTACGTCCTGCGCGGCCTGGCCGGGGAGGGCCTGCTCGACAGCTTCGACGAGGAGCGAGCCCCGGTCGGTGAGCAGATCGTGCTGCGCGCCAACAAGAGCATCGAGGAGTTCGGCGCCATCCTCGAGGCGCTCGGCCTGGAGGACTCCGGGCAGTCCATCGAGGAGATGCAGCGCGGCATCGACGCCCTGGCCGACGGCACC
This window encodes:
- a CDS encoding dioxygenase, with translation MSADPTPDPTPDQDAREQHVTDQVLASFGDAADPRFRELMEALVRHAHALVREVRLTEPEWEQAIGFLRRAGDLTDDKRQEFILLSDVLGLSMLTVAVNQPPDPRATEATVFGPFFGDDAPAVEIGGDISGGAAGQPCWVSGTVRGTDGEVVPGARLDVWEADDDGMYDVQHAGDVTQGRGWLSTDDQGRYGFWGVTPTPYPIPHDGPVGDLLSAAGRGPMRAAHLHFMVTAPGYHRLVTHIFVRGDAHQDSDAVFGVKPSLVVDFDEQPAGTPPPDDDPGGRVVEGTWTRAHFDVHLVPDPHTPASTAQEQS
- a CDS encoding FAD-dependent oxidoreductase, encoding MTDPSLEQETRPSHPGSMTRLDDEHEGDLHTDVLVIGSGPAGASAALFLATYGVDHLVITKYRWTANTPRAHITNQRTVEIMRDMGIEQDVIDEATPHEMMGDTVFCSSLAGDEIGRIRTWGTHPVREAEYRMASPSMNCDLPQTLFEPILIGHAASRGSRIRFDTEYVSLVQDDAGVTVTVRDRLSGHEFRIRARYVIAADGGRSQVVADLGLPMAGQMDLAGSMNIVFHADLTELVGHRPSVLYWVLQPGATIGGIGLGLIRMVRPWDEWLITWGYDISQPPPDLDDAMATEIVHNLIGDDSVPVTIRSLSLWGNNKMYAERYREGRVFGVGDAVHRHPPSNGLGSNTSIQDSYNLAWKLSYVLRGLAGEGLLDSFDEERAPVGEQIVLRANKSIEEFGAILEALGLEDSGQSIEEMQRGIDALADGTEEGVGRRESLRKALELKDYEFNALGVELGQRYASRAVVGDGTPEPAYDRDPELHHHPTTWPGARLPHCWLGDRGRRVSTHDLAGKGVFTLLTGVTGAPWVEAARQAAAELGIEVRAFVIGPKADYSDLYDDWARLREVGEDGCVLVRPDAHVAWRAAGLVDDPAEALTDTLRAVLAR